A window from Drosophila nasuta strain 15112-1781.00 chromosome 3, ASM2355853v1, whole genome shotgun sequence encodes these proteins:
- the LOC132792844 gene encoding bestrophin-4: MTVTYTSQVTTSRHISNFLRLLGRWRGSIYKLVWMDLILFLILYILLTLSYRYLMNESARKTFEGIVVYCSVYSTLIPLSFVLGFFVTLVMGRWWAQYKSIPWPDSIALLVSSSIHGADDRARAMRRTIMRYVCLCQVIVFTMISPSVKKRFPTYNQIIEAGLLQENEKSIIAVLDIAFPYYPKHWMPIVWAASLVNRARRENKIRDDYAVKSIIDELNSFRGWCGFLLYYDWVSVPLVYTQVVTLACYSFFLCAIMGHQWVDTEKSPSSQNVIFKYFPVLTILQFFFYMGWLKVAESLINPFGEDDDDFELNWMIDRNLTVSYLIVDEMHQEHPQLLKDQYWDEVFPNELPYTDESKRPVPPQNSTARMGPTKSNLSWDDKNNIIQTSSIFLPGAITESFAERKDDVRATGVPYNQNTVRSEAIILQPSPTSMNLEELIDQRNRERRERMRNRYQDMRSNHKATNSRYVLTVLRPPSVSSSQPLLAEEAEEEEEEEVVIPTSEPEKQD, from the exons ATGACTGTGACTTATACATCTCAAGTGACCACTTCGAGGCATATAAGCAACTTTTTGCGGCTGCTTGGCAG ATGGAGAGGTAGTATTTATAAACTTGTCTGGATGGATTTGATTCTCTTCCTAATTCTTTACATTCTACTGACGCTTTCATATCGTTATCTGATGAATGAATCGGCACGCaa AACCTTTGAGGGAATTGTTGTATATTGTTCGGTGTACTCAACTCTCATTCCATTGTCATTTGTGCTGGGCTTCTTTGTGACCCTTGTGATGGGTCGTTGGTGGGCGCAGTATAAGAGCATTCCTTGGCCGGATTCGATTGCTCTGCTGGTTAGCTCCTCCATACATGGAGCCGATGATCGTGCTCGAGCTATGCGGCGCACAATCATGCGTTACGTTTGCCTCTGCCAGGTGATTGTGTTCACAATGATATCTCCTAGTGTGAAGAAACGTTTTCCCACCTACAATCAAATTATTGAGGCGGGTCTGCTGCAGGAAAACGAGAAGAGCATTATTGCGGTGTTGGACATTGCATTTCCCTACTATCCCAAGCACTGGATGCCAATTGTTTGGGCTGCCAGTCTCGTGAATCGTGCTCGCCGTGAAAACAAAATACGCGATGACTATGCTGTGAAATCTATAATCGATGAGTTGAATAGTTTCCGCGGTTGGTGTGGATTTCTGCTCTACTACGATTGGGTCAGTGTGCCCCTAGTTTACACTCAGGTGGTCACACTGGCCTGCTATTCCTTCTTCCTGTGCGCCATCATGGGTCATCAGTGGGTGGACACTGAGAAAAGTCCCTCGAGTCAGAATGTGATATTCAAATACTTTCCAGTGCTCACAATTCTGCAGTTCTTCTTCTACATGGGTTGGCTAAAGGTGGCAGAGTCCTTGATTAATCCTTTCGgcgaggatgatgatgattttgaG CTCAACTGGATGATTGATCGCAATCTGACTGTGTCTTATTTGATTGTGGATGAGATGCATCAGGAGCATCCGCAGCTGCTCAAGGATCAGTACTGGGATGAAGTCTTTCCCAACGAGCTGCCCTACACCGACGAATCAAAACGTCCCGTTCCACCGCAAAACTCCACAGCTCGAATGGGACCTACGAAATCGAATCTTAGTTGGGatgacaaaaacaacattataCAAACATCGTCGATATTTCTTCCTGGTGCCATAACCGAGTCCTTTGCGGAGCGCAAAGATGACGTGAGGGCCACTGGAGTGCCTTATAATCAAAATACTGTGCGTTCCGAAGCGATCATCTTGCAGCCAAGTCCCACAAGTA tGAACCTGGAGGAATTGATCGATCAACGCAATCGGGAGAGACGCGAACGCATGCGAAATCGTTACCAGGACATGCGTTCCAATCATAAAGCGACTAATAGTCGCTATGTCCTCACTGTATTGCGTCCACCTTCGGTTAGCAGTAGTCAACCTCTACTTGCAGAGGAAgctgaagaggaagaggaggaggaagtgGTGATTCCAACATCGGAGCCAGAGAAGCAAGATTAA
- the LOC132792990 gene encoding bestrophin-4, whose amino-acid sequence MTVSYTAEVATCQRCGCFWKLLARWRASIYKIIWFDLLVFLFCFYAMALLYRVILNDNEKHFFEEIVRYCRNHGGLIPLSFVLGFYVAIIVERWWSQYISVPWPDPLAVYVSTLVRGLDEHGRLMRRTIMRYVCLSLTMVLTMISPGIKRRFPTYDFLIEAGLLNKNEANIIAAMDEKFPGHFKYWMPIMWASSIMTRARREGRIWDDFSLKSMIDELNKFRSGCNMLIHYDMISVPLVYTQVVTLAVYTYFLAAIFGHQYIYSSDATFNNIINYYFPVFSTLEFFFFMGWLKVAETLICPFGDDDDDFDLNWAIDRNLQVSYLIVDEMHNDHPTLVKDQYWDEVFPNELPYADESQRHAPPEPSTAKLDLSKITSSHIPKIQSATSTEELDFTNFDGEDDLIYDNELRIRFASRRFNIHRSSSSLASVEPLPLTSVEPLPLTSLDSRIEDADEDEAEEEHLASHRTSKDDFDRLKEERERERHARQLQQAALALDLIKEELQHPSGGTSSNHPQQTSSRPLQEEDDPLGSEHKPQSDQSSRDPDKPKE is encoded by the exons ATGACTGTTTCCTATACCGCTGAGGTGGCTACCTGCCAGCGTTGTGGCTGCTTCTGGAAACTCTTGGCCAG ATGGCGTGCAAGTATCTACAAAATAATCTGGTTTGATCTTTTGGTATTTCTCTTCTGTTTCTATGCCATGGCATTGCTGTATCGCGTGATACTTAACGATAACGAGAAGCA tttctttGAGGAAATCGTTCGCTATTGCCGCAATCATGGCGGCTTGATACCGCTCTCCTTTGTGCTTGGCTTTTATGTGGCCATCATTGTGGAGCGATGGTGGAGTCAATATATTTCCGTGCCTTGGCCCGATCCCTTGGCCGTGTATGTTAGCACCTTGGTGCGTGGCCTGGATGAGCATGGACGTCTCATGCGTCGCACAATCATGCGTTATGTTTGCCTCTCGCTAACGATGGTGTTGACCATGATTTCTCCCGGTATTAAACGTCGTTTTCCCACCTATGACTTTCTCATTGAAGCGGGATTGCTCAACAAGAATGAGGCAAACATTATTGCGGCCATGGATGAAAAGTTCCCTGGACATTTTAAGTACTGGATGCCAATAATGTGGGCTTCCAGTATTATGACGAGAGCTCGGCGAGAGGGTCGCATCTGGGATGATTTCTCGCTCAAATCGATGATCGATGAGTTGAACAAGTTTCGATCGGGTTGCAATATGCTCATCCATTACGATATGATCAGTGTGCCGTTAGTTTACACGCAGGTGGTCACACTGGCAGTGTATACGTATTTCCTGGCCGCCATCTTTGGGCATCAATACATTTACTCGAGTGATGCCAcgtttaataatattatcaaCTATTATTTCCCTGTGTTTAGCACACTGgagttcttcttctttatgGGCTGGCTTAAAGTTGCGGAGACTTTAATCTGCCCTTttggcgatgatgatgatgactttGATCTCAACTGGGCAATCGATCGCAATTTGCAAGTGAGTTATTTAATTGTGGACGAGATGCACAACGATCACCCGACGCTGGTAAAGGATCAATACTGGGACGAAGTCTTCCCCAATGAACTGCCCTATGCCGATGAGTCGCAACGTCATGCACCGCCTGAACCTTCCACAGCCAAACTGGACTTATCCAAAATTACCTCCTCACACATACCAAAGATACAGTCAGCAACAAGCACCGAAGAACTTGATTTTACCAATTTCGATGGCGAAGATGATTTGATCTATGACAATGAATTGCGCATTCGATTTGCCTCTCGTCGCTTCAACATCCATCGCAGCTCCTCTTCCCTTGCGTCGGTTGAGCCCCTTCCTTTGACGTCCGTTGAGCCCCTTCCTTTGACGTCCCTTGATAGTCGCATAGAAGACGCAGATGAAGATGAAGCCGAGGAGGAACATCTGGCAAGTCATCGAACTAGCAAAGACGATTTTGATCGTCTGAAGGAGGAACGCGAGCGTGAACGACATGCCAGACAGCTGCAACAGGCTGCTTTGGCACTCGATCTTATCAAGGAGGAGCTGCAACATCCCTCGGGTGGCACCTCATCCAACCATCCGCAGCAGACTTCTTCAAGACCTCTGCAAGAGGAAGACGATCCTCTGGGCTCAGAGCACAAACCACAAAGCGACCAGAGTTCACGTGATCCAGATAAACCGAAGGAATAA
- the LOC132791612 gene encoding cationic amino acid transporter 3 isoform X1, whose product MVHQYSAWKVLTRRKHLTADGTEGETKLNRVLGLWDLTALGVGSTLGAGVYVLAGQIAKEQAGPSVIISFAIAALASLLAGICYAEFGARVPKAGSAYVYSYVCIGEFVAFVIGWNLILEYVIGTASVCRGISLYLDTLLNDTLKETFAEVAPMNVSFMGSYFDFLAFGLVVVFGVALAFGVETSAMANNFVTCVNIFILGFVIIAGAIKADFSNWTVDAATINSTNVGNGGFFPFGFEGTLQGAATCFFGFVGFDCIATTGEEVREPRKNIPRSILLSLLIIFLCYFGVSTVLTLMLPYYYQDVNAPLPYAFEYVGWPVAMWIVTIGGLVGLLASLFGALFPLPRVMYSMAQDGLLFRFLGKISPRFQVPVTGSIVAALFTALIAGLFDLAQLVSLLSIGTLLAYSVVAISITILRYMEYTESEEHTHQGISETTSLTSRSERFTWSSLCTQLFNVHRIPEPNAISSRIVSVLTIIFCLLSLGLGVLLMQSYPAISSGQAWALTLLILLIVLILVVLLLTCLQPREPRSRLFRVPFVPVVPAISIFINIYLMLQLDSWTWIRFGIWMLVGIPVFIACWCLYDIRNPHKRNPERIAFYKALKQPKELPTLTHLNGNGISSKLSTLTTETQLARNSNSLDQIQNLSEVCDELKERKHANGKIFYVEDTKSEHSRTTLPLNDGELREDEHSVIAMLDDVLEAEDTQQQQLEEQQIFYRNFSIDSELLPSVIETTIVATVHNSSSDDDDISQHSLEEVDRLHECQMAAKQMLDEMFDSVAFYEQLQAAKRSKEQQAEEAEAIVEEATPTLLRPQLKRVPSAVSTASQASLSSAVEDPLHSEKFKNRLSHLIMHPATHVARRSEEPQPVERSLDIIKPKEKPTRPQLKQSKSETDVRLLLLKAIRELKSDSDEETEHGTADGNGNANGDKAAATAAAPEAGSHIPRPPKFDPVLYKTINSISLHKQRPSLSRELAAAADDAKNMKVVSADTTLPASLATASTATSEPESAIATATATAEAEPEPVLFKAKLEAILQRGPSHRLQQRPGSGAGAGAGADAALRRRPQSTYIEEIAIE is encoded by the exons ATGGTGCATCAGTATTCGGCGTGGAAGGTGCTAACGCGTCGCAAACATCTCACTGCCGATGGCACCGAGGGCGAGACAAAGCTCAATCGTGTCCTGGGCCTCTGGGATCTCACAGCACTTGGCGTTGGCTCCACGTTGGGCGCCGGTGTTTATGTCCTCGCCGGTCAAATAGCCAAGGAACAGGCCGGACCATCGGTCAtcatttcatttgccattGCCGCACTTGCCTCTCTACTAGCAG GTATTTGCTATGCCGAGTTCGGTGCTCGAGTGCCCAAAGCGGGATCTGCCTATGTCTACAGTTATGTGTGCATTGGGGAGTTTGTTGCCTTTGTCATTGGCTGGAATCTGATACTGGAGTATGTCATTGGCACCGCCAGCGTCTGTCGTGGCATTAGCCTTTATTTGGACACGCTGCTCAACGACACGCTGAAGGAGACCTTTGCAGAGGTCGCTCCCATGAATGTTAGCTTCATGGGCAGCTACTTTGACTTTCTCGCCTTCGGTTTGGTCGTCGTTTTTGGCG TTGCTCTGGCTTTTGGTGTGGAAACTTCTGCGATGGCTAACAACTTTGTCACCTGTGTCAACATTTTCATACTGGGCTTTGTCATCATTGCAGGCGCCATAAAAG CCGACTTCAGCAACTGGACTGTGGATGCAGCTACAATAAATTCCACCAATGTCGGCAATGGCGGCTTCTTTCCCTTCGGCTTTGAGGGCACACTCCAAGGAGCAGCCACTTGCTTCTTTGGCTTTGTGGGCTTCGATTGCATAGCCACAACAGGGGAGGAAGTGCGTGAGCCTCGCAAGAACATTCCACGCTCCATTCTGCTTTCGCTGCTCATCATTTTCCTCTGCTACTTTGGCGTCTCTACAGTGCTAACATTGATGTTGCCTTATTACTACCAGGATGTGAATGCTCCACTTCCTTATGCCTTCGAGTATGTGGGTTGGCCCGTGGCCATGTGGATTGTAACCATTGGTGGCCTGGTTGGATTGCTGGCCAGCTTGTTTGGCGCCTTGTTTCCACTGCCCAGAGTCATGTATTCCATGGCTCAAGATGGTCTGCTCTTTCGCTTTCTGGGCAAGATCAGTCCACGCTTTCAGGTGCCTGTAACAGGCTCCATTGTGGCTGCTCTTTTTACAGCACTTATTGCGGGATTATTTGATCTTGCCCAGCTGGTGAGTCTACTGTCGATTGGCACCTTGTTGGCATACAGTGTGGTGGCCATTTCTATTACTATTCTACGCTACATGGAGTACACAGAGTCAGAGGAACACACGCATCAAGGCATCTCGGAGACTACTTCATTGACATCGCGCAGCGAACGCTTCACTTGGAGCTCATTGTGCACACAACTTTTCAATGTGCATCGCATCCCGGAACCCAATGCAATATCTTCGAGAATTGTGAGCGTGCTAACTATAATTTTCT GTCTGCTTTCCTTGGGCCTGGGAGTGCTGCTAATGCAAAGCTATCCAGCGATTAGTTCTGGTCAAGCTTGGGCTTTGACTTTGCTCATACTTCTGATAGTGCTCATTCTCGTTGTGCTTCTACTCACCTGTCTGCAGCCAAGAGAGCCCAGGAGTCGCCTATTCCGAGTGCCCTTTGTGCCTGTGGTGCCTGCTATAAGTAtctttattaacatttatCTAATGCTTCAGCTGGACAGCTGGACTTGGATACGTTTCGGTATATGGATGCTTGTGG GCATACCCGTATTTATTGCATGCTGGTGTCTCTATGACATACGAAACCCCCATAAACGTAATCCCGAACGCATTGCCTTCTACAAGGCATTGAAACAGCCCAAAGAGCTGCCGACATTAACGCATTTGAATGGCAATGGCATCAGCTCCAAACTGAGCACATTAACAACTGAAACCCAGCTCGCTAGGAATTCCAATAGCTTGGATCAGATACAGAATCTGAGTGAGGTCTGTGATGAGCTGAAAGAGCGCAAGCATGCGAATGGCAAAATCTTCTATGTGGAGGATACAAAGAGCGAACATTCGCGCACAACTTTGCCACTGAATGATGGTGAATTGCGTGAGGATGAGCACTCGGTGATAGCCATGTTGGATGATGTGCTCGAGGCGGAGGAtacgcaacaacagcagctggaggaGCAACAGATTTTCTATCGCAATTTCAGCATTGATTCAGAGCTGTTGCCCAGCGTGATTGAGACAACAATTGTGGCCACGgtgcacaacagcagcagcgatgacgatgacattAGTCAACATTCGCTGGAGGAGGTGGATCGACTGCATGAATGCCAGATGGCTGCCAAGCAAATGCTGGACGAGATGTTCGACAGCGTTGCCTTCTACGAGCAGCTGCAGGCAGCAAAGCGTAGCAAAGAGCAGCAAGCTGAAGAAGCTGAAGCGATAGTTGAAGAGGCGACTCCAACTCTACTTCGTCCTCAATTGAAGCGTGTTCCTTCTGCAGTCTCAACAGCTTCACAGGCCTCGCTTAGCTCAGCTGTGGAAGATCCTTTGCATTCGGAAAAGTTTAAGAATCGATTGAGTCACCTCATTATGCATCCAGCCACACACGTGGCAAGGCGAAGCGAAGAGCCGCAGCCAGTTGAGCGGAGTCTGGATATAATCAAGCCCAAGGAGAAACCGACAAGGCCGCAACTGAAGCAATCGAAAAGTGAAACTGATGtccggctgctgttgctgaaggCCATACGAGAGCTGAAATCAGACAGCGATGAGGAGACGGAACATGGCACAGCTGATGGTAACGGTAATGCTAATGGTGAtaaggcagcagcaactgccgCAGCGCCTGAAGCTGGCAGCCATATACCGCGCCCACCGAAATTCGATCCGGTTTTGTACAAGACCATAAACAGCATTAGTTTGCACAAACAGCGACCTAGTTTAAGCCGAGAGcttgccgccgccgccgatGATGCCAAGAACATGAAGGTAGTATCTGCAGACACAACTCTCCCCGCATCCCTTGCCACTGCATCCACAGCCACATCCGAACCGGAGTCGGCAattgcaacggcaacggcaacggcagaAGCAGAGCCTGAGCCGGTGCTATTCAAAGCGAAATTGGAGGCCATATTGCAACGAGGTCCCTCGCATCGCCTGCAGCAACGTCCGGGATCGGGAGCAGGAGCTGGAGCCGGAGCGGATGCGGCATTGCGCCGACGGCCGCAATCGACGTACATCGAGGAAATAGCAATTGAATGA
- the LOC132791612 gene encoding cationic amino acid transporter 2 isoform X2, producing MVHQYSAWKVLTRRKHLTADGTEGETKLNRVLGLWDLTALGVGSTLGAGVYVLAGQIAKEQAGPSVIISFAIAALASLLAGICYAEFGARVPKAGSAYVYSYVCIGEFVAFVIGWNLILEYVIGTASVCRGISLYLDTLLNDTLKETFAEVAPMNVSFMGSYFDFLAFGLVVVFGVALAFGVETSAMANNFVTCVNIFILGFVIIAGAIKADFSNWTVDAATINSTNVGNGGFFPFGFEGTLQGAATCFFGFVGFDCIATTGEEVREPRKNIPRSILLSLLIIFLCYFGVSTVLTLMLPYYYQDVNAPLPYAFEYVGWPVAMWIVTIGGLVGLLASLFGALFPLPRVMYSMAQDGLLFRFLGKISPRFQVPVTGSIVAALFTALIAGLFDLAQLVSLLSIGTLLAYSVVAISITILRYMEYTESEEHTHQGISETTSLTSRSERFTWSSLCTQLFNVHRIPEPNAISSRIVSVLTIIFCLLSLGLGVLLMQSYPAISSGQAWALTLLILLIVLILVVLLLTCLQPREPRSRLFRVPFVPVVPAISIFINIYLMLQLDSWTWIRFGIWMLVGLSIYFFYGLPNSYREMRRQRSGWQKLRYSGEF from the exons ATGGTGCATCAGTATTCGGCGTGGAAGGTGCTAACGCGTCGCAAACATCTCACTGCCGATGGCACCGAGGGCGAGACAAAGCTCAATCGTGTCCTGGGCCTCTGGGATCTCACAGCACTTGGCGTTGGCTCCACGTTGGGCGCCGGTGTTTATGTCCTCGCCGGTCAAATAGCCAAGGAACAGGCCGGACCATCGGTCAtcatttcatttgccattGCCGCACTTGCCTCTCTACTAGCAG GTATTTGCTATGCCGAGTTCGGTGCTCGAGTGCCCAAAGCGGGATCTGCCTATGTCTACAGTTATGTGTGCATTGGGGAGTTTGTTGCCTTTGTCATTGGCTGGAATCTGATACTGGAGTATGTCATTGGCACCGCCAGCGTCTGTCGTGGCATTAGCCTTTATTTGGACACGCTGCTCAACGACACGCTGAAGGAGACCTTTGCAGAGGTCGCTCCCATGAATGTTAGCTTCATGGGCAGCTACTTTGACTTTCTCGCCTTCGGTTTGGTCGTCGTTTTTGGCG TTGCTCTGGCTTTTGGTGTGGAAACTTCTGCGATGGCTAACAACTTTGTCACCTGTGTCAACATTTTCATACTGGGCTTTGTCATCATTGCAGGCGCCATAAAAG CCGACTTCAGCAACTGGACTGTGGATGCAGCTACAATAAATTCCACCAATGTCGGCAATGGCGGCTTCTTTCCCTTCGGCTTTGAGGGCACACTCCAAGGAGCAGCCACTTGCTTCTTTGGCTTTGTGGGCTTCGATTGCATAGCCACAACAGGGGAGGAAGTGCGTGAGCCTCGCAAGAACATTCCACGCTCCATTCTGCTTTCGCTGCTCATCATTTTCCTCTGCTACTTTGGCGTCTCTACAGTGCTAACATTGATGTTGCCTTATTACTACCAGGATGTGAATGCTCCACTTCCTTATGCCTTCGAGTATGTGGGTTGGCCCGTGGCCATGTGGATTGTAACCATTGGTGGCCTGGTTGGATTGCTGGCCAGCTTGTTTGGCGCCTTGTTTCCACTGCCCAGAGTCATGTATTCCATGGCTCAAGATGGTCTGCTCTTTCGCTTTCTGGGCAAGATCAGTCCACGCTTTCAGGTGCCTGTAACAGGCTCCATTGTGGCTGCTCTTTTTACAGCACTTATTGCGGGATTATTTGATCTTGCCCAGCTGGTGAGTCTACTGTCGATTGGCACCTTGTTGGCATACAGTGTGGTGGCCATTTCTATTACTATTCTACGCTACATGGAGTACACAGAGTCAGAGGAACACACGCATCAAGGCATCTCGGAGACTACTTCATTGACATCGCGCAGCGAACGCTTCACTTGGAGCTCATTGTGCACACAACTTTTCAATGTGCATCGCATCCCGGAACCCAATGCAATATCTTCGAGAATTGTGAGCGTGCTAACTATAATTTTCT GTCTGCTTTCCTTGGGCCTGGGAGTGCTGCTAATGCAAAGCTATCCAGCGATTAGTTCTGGTCAAGCTTGGGCTTTGACTTTGCTCATACTTCTGATAGTGCTCATTCTCGTTGTGCTTCTACTCACCTGTCTGCAGCCAAGAGAGCCCAGGAGTCGCCTATTCCGAGTGCCCTTTGTGCCTGTGGTGCCTGCTATAAGTAtctttattaacatttatCTAATGCTTCAGCTGGACAGCTGGACTTGGATACGTTTCGGTATATGGATGCTTGTGG GTCTCTCCATATACTTTTTCTATGGCCTGCCCAATAGCTATAGAGAAATGAGAAGACAACGCTCCGGCTGGCAGAAGCTCAGATATAGCGGAGAgttttaa